The genomic stretch atgcatactttacccaCCAACTTTTTGgatgaaaatgaaaaataggattgttgtaatatttatataagaaattttttgtaattaattatctaattaatttcaagaatttatttgagagaaaAATAATGTTTTGTGAACTAAGGGGGGGGGGATAAAAAAttatggtgaaataaatacaaagtataataattgtgaggaaaacCCAAAATACCATCTattaaatagaagaaataaaaattaaatgaataggtagattgataccaaatttatgagaggaaaataaagagtttgtattaatttgttttttgtatttACATCTAATATTTgtattttgtttgtattttataagtatataacacatggtatttagagattacttttagttagataatcaagtaattaatgttaaatgctttaagtaggcttttaactatattgtatagatatagatatagataaaAGAGATGTAAGTGAGGTGAAAAGaatgattaaagaatgaaaaagatagtctaaataaggaaagaagagaaatggggtgaaaatagatAATTTGCCAAAAAAGGGAAATGGGTGAAAAtaggaaaatggagggagtataaactaACGGCGTTATGACGGAAAGTCTGCtaagggtattttgggaaagaaaaagtTAAACAcaagggtaccatatgtagaaatTTAAAATGatcatgtgtaatctgccaaaattcgagggtaccatgagaaatttccgtaTAATTTATTATGTGGTTACTTATTAGTTTCTAGTAGTGAGTTATTAATTCCCCTTGctctttgcttttgttgtttcaTGATCTAATGTTTTAACCCAATACATCATGTATATTAATATATCTAACTTTGCTTGATACAAGGGATGACGCATAACACGAGAACATAACATCCTGGAGAAACAAAGGCTACCTTATCCATCTAACTCAAAGAAACAGTTAACAATCTAACTCATTAAAAACTCATTTTCAAATGTAGCAGAAAGGTGCTACTTTTTCCATAGCCCTCTAACGGCGTCGTCCCTGTACCTCATCTTCTCCTAAAAGCATCGCCAAAAGAAGATATGTTAGCAATAGCTTCATCAAGTGCCTTAGTGTGTCAGTAACAGATGCACTAGTGCACATTTTACTCAAAAAAAGTACCCCTTACAAGGTCACAAGCTAATAATGTGTAAATGATGTGTGTCAACAAAAGTGGTTTGCAATCTAAACAAATATGACAACACATAAAAATGTAGTACAGATAATTTTCAAGACTGCCCGACGAGTCAAACAAACTCGAGAACAATGTGTACAATTTTGGAGTAAATGAGGAGGGAACTCTACAACTCCTACCTTATTCTTTCTACAAAGAATACCCATAATCGATGTTGATAAAATAAGCTACACTGCTAGACATTATAACCGTTCACCAGCATATAAGAATAACAGAAATGACGTAGACGCTTGTCTCCAAATTGGTCAAATGGATATTGGCCCCCAAAGTGCTCCCAAAACCCAATAGTACAAGTAGCTAATAATATAACACAAATTTTCATTGAAGACGGACtatatccgtcacaagggagagaCGGATCGAATAGTACCATTTCACAAGTAAATGGGCCGAATTTTGTGCAAGAGGGGACATAAGGACAAATTggtgatttatttatttattgtgtgTAGGGTTTGTTAGGTGTACAATTTGGTGATTATTTTTTGTGTAATCATCATTAAGGTACACTATCATTAAATGACAAGTGCATGAGAAACATCACCAcatcattgtttttttttttttttttttttttttacgtgaGCATCATCCATAACATtaaccaatttttttttcataaaCTGTCCTATAAAACGACTATAAGACCATCCAATCTAAAGCCCAAACCATAAAATACCTAATTGTCCAAAGCCTATACCTATATTGTTGACAGGCAAAAATATATAACCTCCCACGTATATTGTACGTTTTCTTTTAACTTACGATTTTAAGTATTAAGTTAAAAACTTATAGTTTTAAGTTCAAGATTATGGATCATTATTCTTGATGCTTTATGCCTTCATGGATGAGATTATATAAAAGCAGATAATTGGAACTAACGCATGTACGTGTCAAATATATGAAAAGCCAATTAGCTTAAATGGAAGAGTATATGCAACAATGCATATGGTGTGGGTTCGAGTCTCACATTGACTATGAAAATACTAATGTAATAAACTTTAGGACCATTATGGCTGAACATCGTAGAATGCTTGAGTTAGCTTGACAATGGCGACGATCCAAATATCTAATCTATATCTACGTTACGTACATTCTATTAAAGAGACCGTGTCTGTAGGTAAGAACTTGATTTCATGATGAAAACCATATGGTTTAGTTTTAGCTCATAATTTTGTTACGCAATTCAAACCTTATTTTCAAACTCAAGTTTTATATATAAAACTCAATATTTTATGTTTAAAACTCAATGTCTAAGTTGAGAAAAAGTATGATGTTGGGTTTGAACTAGAAAATTGTTAACTATAATTTAAAAACCTTGCAATTTAAGTTAAAGACTAAAACTTTTAAATTCAAGTTAAAATCTAATATTTTTATTTTGACTTCTTAAATTGTCATCCTAGTTGAACACTATGAAAACGTATGAGACTGGGTCTGGCCTTGAAATATTATAACTATAAATTAAAAACCGCATAATTTAAGTTAAAAACTAACACTTTTAAATTTAAGTTGACATGTTGTTGCTTATAACCCCAAAAAAAATACTCTATAATTCTtgtaaatttaaaacaaaaatcttTTTAAGTCACTTATATAACAAGTGTTAATTCTTATAAGTTGAAAACtagatgttttaatttaaaaagtGTTAATTTTAGGGCTCATCAAATAAGGTAAGGCATAAGCATTAATACCTTAAATGGTCAGGGCGGCGCAAGGAATATTGAGGCCCTGTTTCAAATATTAGACGGAGACCCTTCCAACAAGTATTTCatattttttttggtgaagggTAAGTATATTAATAAAAGAATGAACCAAATACAACAATTAGTTCGTATGCATATACATTCTCATAGAACAATAGGGAAAAAAACTAAACTCTCAGCCTAGCTTATCCATCCAAGTTTTATCACGCTGATGTAGGGTACTGTAATTGTTCTTACTCCAGCGATGCTTAACATTAGTGACAATCCTGCGCACAAGAATATCAGGTCTGCATACCTGCTGCTGAAGACGTGCAATGTTCCTTGCATGCCATATTTCATAAGTAAGGCTTACCACACAAGCACTAACCACTCTCTTTTGTAACTTGCTTTTACCTCTGCCTGATGCACACCATTGATCAAAAGAATGTGAAGGAAATCTGATACATAAACTCTGCTGCAGAAATCTGAGGCACTGCTTACTGAACTCACAGGTATAGAACAGGTGATGGTGGGTCTCAGTTTCAGTCTCACACAGGTAGCAAGTAGTCTCATGCCCAAAACCCATGCGAGCAATTCTGTCTCTGGTCAATAAACGCTCCAGTTTGCTGGCCCAATAAATAAATGAAGTTTTTGGGATATTAAGAGGGTTCCAGCAAGTATACCTCCATGGAACTTTCATAGCTGGTGACCGAATCCATTGATAACCATCACTCACAGTGTAAGGTTTAGTTTGAGCTAGCCATTGGTTACCAACATAAGCTGCTTTGAAGGAATCTTTAACCTGGACAATCTTCTTCCATGACCAACTGCAATCCAATGGGGCAGTGTAGTCATGCCAGTCACCAGATTTCATATAGACATGATTCACCCAACGAACCCATAGGTGATCCTTCTTAGCAGCTATCCACCAAGTGTACTTCCCAAGCAAAGCTTTATTCCATTCTTTCAAATTTTTAATACCAAGCCCTCCCTCTTCTTTAGGAGTGCAACAAGTCTTCTAATTCACATTAGGTGCTCTAGCATATGAATCCTTGCCACTCCATAAGAAGTTCCTACAAATAGAGTCAATTTTGTTCATGATCCCATTGGGAAGCAGAAAAATATTTGCCCAGTAGGTGTGAATAGTGGATAGTACAGAATTAACTAACACCAAACGCCCTGCATAAGAGAGGTGCCTAGTGCCCCAGGTTCTGATCTTAGCAACTATTCTCTCAGTAAGCTTAGAGCATTCATTTTTGGACAATTTTTTGGATGATATGGGAACTCCCAGATATCGAAAAGGTAAAGTCCCCTTCCTGAAACCAGAGACCTGAAGAATGTTAGCCATAGTAGTTCCAGGCATACCATTAAAGTAGATGTCAGTCTTTGTTTTATTAAGACATAACCCTGAAGAAGCAGAAAAAGTAGCAAACCCCCTCAACAACCACATGATAGAAACTTCAGTGCCCTTGCAAAATAAAAGTAGGTCATCCGCAAAAAGGAGATGGTTAAGTTGAAGAGGCCTACACAGAGGATGGAACTGGAAATTTGATTGCTGAGCAATGACATTTAAGATTCGAGAAAGGTACTCCATACAAAGGGTGAAGAGCAAGGGGGAGAGGGGGTCCCCTTGCCTTAACCCTCTCTTGCCAGAGAAGAAGCCAAAGGAATTTCCATTGATGGCCAAAGAATAGGAAGGTGTGGTAACACAGATCATAACTAGCTCAATAAACCTCTTGGGGAACTTCATAGCAATGAGCATTTGATGAACAAATTTCCATTCAACCGTATCATAAGCTTTCCTGAGATCAATTTTGATTAAGCATCTTGGGGAAGCAGCTTTTCTATTGTACAGTCTCACAAGGTCTTGGCAAATAAGCACATTCTCAACAATGTTCCTCCCTTTAATGAAAGCTCCTTGATTACTGCTAATTATGTCAGGTAAAACCTCTCCAAGTCTTGTGCATAAAATCTTGGCAATGCATTTATAGATGATATTACAACAAGCAATGGGACGAAATTCAGTAACAGAGGTAGGATTATGGACTTTTGGTATAAGTGTAAGAGTGGTAGTATTAGTTTGTTTCAATAACTTTCCAGTACTGAAGAAGTCAAGGACAGCAGCAGTGATATCAGGACCAACCACATCCCATGAATCCCTAAAAAACTGACTGGAGAAGCCATCAGGTCCAGGGGATTTTGTGGCAGGGATAGCAAAAATATTAGCTTTGACCTCATCAGGGTGCACAGGCTTGAGCAAAGTGGTTTTATGTTGTTCAGTAAGCATAGGACCTGTTCTGACAGTAGCTTTGTGAACATCAGTAGTGGCTTTGCTAGTGCCAAGCAGGTCTACATAATAATTCAAAAAGGCCTGTTCAATATCAGGGGGACTGCAGTAACTGTTACCCTCACAGTCCTGAATTTGAAGAACTTTGTTTTGGAGTTGTCGAGTTTTAATTTGAGCATGAAAGAACTGAGTGTTTTCATCACCCTCATGGAGCCATGCCACTTTAGCTTTTTGACTGAGGAAGCTATGATGAGCCTTACAAAGCTCTCTATAAGTAGAAGCAGCTTCCAATTCCTCTGCCAGTATCAAGTGATTAGCAGGATCATTGTGCATCTGCTCCTGAACTCTGTCCAGTCTGATTTTAGCCACCCCCACTGCTTTCTCAATATCAGAGTACCCATTTCTGTTAAGCTCCCTCAAAGGCTTCTTAAGATTCCTTAATTTGGTGACCACTTGATACATGAGCGTGCCAGAGACATGTTGATTCCAGTAAGACTGAATGAGACCTTTGAAACTAGGATCACtcccccacatattgaagtatcTAAAGTGGGGTTTCCTGTGTGCTACATTTCTCCTATAACAGATGCAAGGATTATGGTCAAATAACCCCTCAGGAAGGAAGTAAGCATAACATTCAGAATAGCTGCTCATCCATTCAGCATTAACCAAGCATCTGTCAATCCTGGAAAAGACTCGAGTAGAAGGTTCATGCTTGTTGTTCCATGTGAAGAAAGCTCCCTGACCTTTGACATCAGTAACTTCACAATACTCAACACAAGCTCTAAAGTCAGCAATGTCAGCCCATAACACAGGTCGACCTATTTTTTCATGGAAGTCCAGCACATTGTTAAAATCCCCACAGAGACACCAAGGAACATTACACCCATCTTTAATATGCATTAAATCCACCCATAGATCtttcctttcctcatcatcattaGAACCATAAACAGCAGTGAAAAGAAAAGTGTCACCAGAAGAGAGTTCATTAACCCTAACTGTTATTTGTTGAGAAGACATATGCACTAAGCTAATATGAAAAATTTGTTGTATCCATATAATCCATACCCTACCACCAGGATGCTGATTATTGTTATTAATACCTTGCCAATGCTGACCCAAATTACTAAGAACTCCATTCATATCTTGATCCTTTATTTTATGCTCAACTAAACCAAAAAGACCTACATTATTGTGATGCAAAAATCTTTTAATGTCTAACTGTTTAGAGAGCTTATTCATACCCCGAACATTCCAGCAGCCCAGATTATCCATTATTAACAATGTCAGGTGGTTCAGACACTCCCCCATTCACATTTTTTGTAGGACTGGTCAAGACAACAACATATGAAGGCCCAGCAATCCCAGGTCCTGATGAGCCAGATTGATGCTCTTGTCTAACCATCCTAGTAACAGCAGAAACAGGTGTGGTGTCAGGGACTCTAACAAACCCAGCAGTAGGTGGATTAGCACTACTGGGAGCAGGTCTCACTGGCACATTCTGTGGAGGTTTAGCCACAGGTCTCCAAACTTTTCGTGGTTGGGGTGCAACTTTAGGCACTGGAGCATTCATAGGTTGAGCCTTAGTAGGCTTTTTGTAGACATCACTACCATGCCCCACTCCTTTGCAAATAGAACAGATAATGGGTTTCCATTCATATTCTATCCTGATCCATACCTCCTCCCCTTTCTCATCCAGGAATACCAATTTTTCAGGGAACTCCTGTCCTACCTCCACTTCAATCATGAGCCTGACATAGCCAATCCTAGTTTTATCTAAGGTAGCCCCATCACAGCTCAAGAATTTGCCAAGCAATGATGCTAACTTCTCTAGACAAGTCTTTCCCCAGAATTTAAGAGCCAAGCCACACATACGAATCCATATTGGAACTTTCTGCACTCTTTCCTTAGTAAGACTTCCATTTTCAGTCCAAGGTTTGACGACAAGAGGTTTGTTGTCAAACATAGGGAACCCTTGTTGCAACACCAAGGACTGACATTCAGCTGTGGGAAATCGTACAAGGAAAACACCATTGGGTAAGTGAGCAATTTTATCATACTTATATTTCCCCCATAAGCGACTAACAAAGCCATTGATGAGTTCCCAAGGTGGATTCCCTCCTAACACATAACATACGACTGCCGTTTTCCAGTATTCAATCTCTGGTTGCACATCCTCATGGGTAAGTTGAAGCATTGATGATTTAGGAGGATCAGACAAAGGAGTTTTCTTACCTCTAACCTCTGTCCAGCCTTCCTCAGCAGCCTCTTCATCCTCCGAATCAGTAGCCGCGTCCTCAACAATGACCTCCATGTTTAGAGTCGGAATCCCAACAATCTCACTCATCTCACGCGTAGTTTTGGCATTCTCAGATTGTGGGATCCCCTCAACCCTAGACGAAGATTCTCCAACATCCTTGTCAATACTAGGCGATGATTCTACACTAGCAGTATCAACCCTAGCCGGTGATTCAGTAG from Silene latifolia isolate original U9 population chromosome 2, ASM4854445v1, whole genome shotgun sequence encodes the following:
- the LOC141640660 gene encoding uncharacterized protein LOC141640660 translates to MKSGDWHDYTAPLDCSWSWKKIVQVKDSFKAAYVGNQWLAQTKPYTVSDGYQWIRSPAMKVPWRYTCWNPLNIPKTSFIYWASKLERLLTRDRIARMGFGHETTCYLCETETETHHHLFYTCEFSKQCLRFLQQSLCIRFPSHSFDQWCASGRGKSKLQKRVVSACVVSLTYEIWHARNIARLQQQVCRPDILVRRIVTNVKHRWSKNNYSTLHQRDKTWMDKLG